The following nucleotide sequence is from Nocardioides eburneiflavus.
ACCTTCACCCCGGTCGGCCCCGCGCTGGTGCTCCTCGACGAGGACGAGCTCAAGCGTTTCGCCGACCTGCGTCTGCGGCTGTGGGTCAACGGCGACCTCCGCCAGGACATGACCGTCGGCGAGGACATGATCTACTCGCCGCTCGAGGCGCTCCAGGCGCTCAGCCGGTTCCAGCGGCTCGAACCAGGTGACCTGCTCCTGACGGGTACGCCGGTCGGCACAGCGCTGAGCGCCCCACCCAGGCCGGTCGAGATCATCGGCAACCTCCTGCCGGCCGCCACCAAGTGGAAGCTGTTCTTCAAGCGGCAGGCGGGCAACCCGAAGTACCTCCACGACGGCGACGTCGTCGAGCTGGCCATCGCCACCGACGACGGCGCGATCGACCTCGGCCGCCAGCGCACGGTGGTCAGGAGCGCTCGATGACCGTGCTCCTCCGGGCTCAGGCCGCTGCGGCCGGCGGCCAGTGGCCCGTGGTCGTCGTCGGCGCCGGGCCCAGCGGAGTCACCGCCGCCACCCTGCTGGCCCAGTACGGCGTACGCTGCCTGCTTCTCGACCGCTGGAACGGTGTCTATCCTCAGCCCCGCGCCGTGCATCTGGACGACGAGGTCTACCGCATCCTCGACCGCCTCGGTGTCGCCAAGCAGTTCTCCGCGATCTCCAGGCCGTCTGAAGGGCTGCGGCTGCTCGACCGGCAACACGAGGTCTTGGCCGAGTTCAGGCGCAGCCACGCTGACGGCGTACACGGCTATCCGCAGGCCAACATGTTCGACCAGCCCGAGCTCGAGCAGCTGCTGCGCGACGAGCTCGAGCGCCATTCGGCGGTCACCCTCCTCGGTGACGCCGAGGTCACCGAGGTCTCCCAGGACGGGCACGGCCGCGTGCGGGTCGACTTCACCGACCGGCGCACCGGCGCGCACGAGTCGGTGCTGGCGACGTATGTCCTGGGCTGCGACGGCGCCAACAGCGTTGTCCGGTCCTCCATCCACGCGCGGATGCGCGACCTGCGCTTCGAACAGCGCTGGCTGGTCGTCGACATCGCGACCGATGTCGACCTCGACCAGTGGGAGGGCGTCCACCAGGTCTGCGACCCGCGCCGCGCCGCGACGTACATGCGGATCGGCCTGGCCCGCTACCGCTGGGAGTTCCAGCTGTGCGAGGGAGAGACCGCCGCAGACTTCGGTTCTGTTCAGGACGTGGCACCGCTGATCGAGCCGTGGACCGCAAGCGTCGCGCTGACCGACCTCGAGCTGGTGCGGGTGGCGGAGTACACCTTCCGCGCCCAGATCTCCGACCGCTGGCGCGACCGCAACGTCTTCCTGCTCGGCGACGCCGCACACCTCACGCCGCCGTTCATCGGGCAGGGCATGGGAGCCGGCCTCCGCGACGCCGCGAACCTGTCCTGGAAGCTGGCCGGCGTCCTGGCCGGAGACCTTCCGGCCGATGCGCTGGACACCTACGAGGCCGAGCGGCTGCCGCACGCCCGGTTCGTCATCCGGCTGGCCAAGCTGGTCGGTGTCGCGATGACCCGCGGCGGCCGAGCCGGCAACCTGATGCGCCGGCTGCTGGCGCCCCGGGTCCACCAGATTCCCGGGATCCGCGCCCGGGTGCTCGACAGCGAGACCGCTCTGCTGCGGCGCTCCAGCCTCGTCCTCCGGCCACGCGTCAGTCGCTCGCTGGTGGGACGTCTCTGCCCGAACGCCGTGCTCGCGGACGACCGGCGTCTCGACGACGTGGCCGGCCGCGGGTTCGCCGTCGTCGTGGCTGCCGAGCCCACAGCGACGCAGGCGTCGTCGATCCGGCGCCGAGGTGCGGTGACCGTCGTCGCCGAACCTGGCACCGAGCTGGGCGACTGGCTCTCCCGAGGGCGGGCGCGGGCCGCGGTCGTGCGGCCGGACCGCACCGTTCTGTACGCCACCCGCGACCTGGACGCCGCGATCCGGGCGCTGCCCGGGTTCCAAGCGACGGCGGCGGCTGCCCACGCCGGTCCCCGAGCCACCGAGGCGAGCTGATGGTCACGCGCTTCGGCGACCGAAACCCCGTCATCGTCGGCGCGATCGGCCTGGTGGTGCTCGCGCTAGCAGAGGTTCCGGTCGGCCGCGTGCGAGTGATGACCCGACAGCCAGATCCCCGCTTGACCGTGCTCTGAGCCACGCGGCCCGCCGAACTGGCCGCCGCCACCGTCACAGACACGCACTCGCCCCTACCGCACCCCGTCGTCCCAAGGACGAGCCAACCAGGAAGGACCCTCATGAACGCGACTCCCATCCTGGCCGCGACCCTCGCGGCCGTCTTCGTCGCATTCGGCACGGCCAAGCTGCTCGCTTTCCCATCGATGCAGACAAGAGCCGCCCACGTCGGATTCAGTGTCGGCGCCTACCGACGAATCGGGGCCCTGGAAGTGGCTGGCGCCATCGGTCTACTCGTCGGTGCGGCTGCGCCCCTCCTGCGCATGCTCGCCGCCCTGGGCCTCCTGCTCCTGCTCGCCGGCGCGATCGTCACGCATCTGCGCAACAAGGACGGCATCAAGGGAGCTGCGCCGGCTCTGGTCCTCGCGACCGTGCTTGCCCTTCTCCTGACAATCGAGGTTCAGGGCCTGTGATGAAGGGTTGATCGACGCGGATCTCCCGGACGACTTCTGGCGCGACATCGCCGCTGCGACCAGCATCCTGCCCCGCGCGGGAGGCGCCCCAACCCGGGAGGCTCCCATCCCCGACCCCAAGCTGCCCGTCTCGGTGGTCAGATGCATGACATCTGACCTTCGGCTCGCCGCGCGGGCCGCGCTGGGGCCGCACCCGGAGTCAGAACCAACGAAGAACGACCCCTGACCGTGGAAGACGTTGAAAGGTGTCTTCGCAGGTCAGGGTCGTTTTCAGGCACCCAGCCGGTAGGCGTCACCCACGTGGGACTAGATGTCGTAGTACACCTAGAGCCATCGTGAATCGCCTACTCGGTTGGTGCATTTCCGCAGGTCAAACGGGGGATGACGACGTTACGCCCGACCTGGGAGGGCGTCCAGTAGGTGCCTGGTGGGTGCCTGCTTGGGGGAAATTCGGGGGAACTCGCCATCAGGGTCAGCTCCCACCCCGGCAGAACCGGCGGGACCCGGTCGGCGTATGGCCGCTACCTCTCGGGTGGAGGCGCTCGATGCGCGGTTCACACGGACGCTTGATCACCGGCGCAGAGGCGGCGGACGGCGTCGGCCTTGAACCCCCTTGCCGTGAGCCACACGCCCAAGGATGCCTCCCAGGCGAAGATCGGCAGAGTCGCCAGAGCTGTCCACACCGACCCCGGCTCGTTGACGCCGACGACGGTGGCTGCGCCTGCCACGAGGAACAGCGGGGCGCCGAGGAGCCCGATGGCGGGGATGGCACGCGGGACGAGACCGGACCGGTACATCACGTAGCCGAGCAGGACGGCGTTGATACCGGGCATCACGCCGGGGCCCAGGATGAACGTCCAGTCGTGCGCTGCAACGAGCGCCTCCGAGGTGACCAGTCGGGCGGCGGCATCGGCGCCGGACGCCGACGGCTGCCTCAGGGTGACGACGGACAGCATCGCGACGACACCGGTGATGATGAGGGACGCCTCGAACACGCGGGCGGTCACGAAGCCGAGCGCTGCGCCTTCGTGCTGGCGCCGAACGACGGGAAACAGCACGACGGCGGTGCCGATGCAGGCGAGCGCGGTGATGACCTCGAGCAGGCCGCCCCACATGACGCGGGTGTCGGCACCGGCGCCGAGGACGTAGTCCGCGTTGTTGAGAACCGGGGCGTAGCTGACGAACTGGGCAGGAATGGAAGCGACGATGGTGATGAGGTACATGACGCCGGCCGTCGTCGCGACGCCACGGAAGGGCGCACGAGGGGGCTGGAACGTGGGCGGCCGGGTGTGATCGGGGGTGTTGCTGGTCTGCATGACGATGCCTTCCAGGTGGGGGCTGCTGGGTGGGTCGGAAATCAGCCAAAGGGAGCGGGTGACCACGCGACGAGGGGAGGCCGGACGGAGTCCGGGGATTGCGCCTGTTTGGGGTTGAGCGCCGGGTCAGACGGCGACCACGGGTGCTCCGCGGTCTGCCTTGAGGGTCTTGCGGACGCCGAGCCCCACATGGTGGTGACGATCCCGAACAGCACCACGTAGATCATGTGGCCGGACTCGAAGGATGGCGGCGCGTCCGCGGGCAGGTTGAGAACGTCGTGCAACCAGGCGAACGCGCCCAAGACGAGACCGGCGGTCCACGGAGTGGCGAAGGGGACGGTGACGGCGACGTCGTAGACGGCGCCGGCTCGCCCGGCCGGAACGAGGCTCAGAGATCGCATGGGTCCAGGTCTTTCCAGATGCGGCGAATTGCTTGGAACGTAGGTCGCGACGTGGTGACCGAGCGTCACCACATGTTGTGACCGACGATGTGACCGCGCGGTCCCCTTCTCGCGTCGGACCGCTGCGAGCCTGGGTGCCATCGAGCGGCGCTGGTACGGCTCAGCTGCACCTACACTCGCGTCGTGGCGACGCCGGTGCTGGCTACGAAGTTGCACGCACCCGCCCTGCGGGAGCGCGTGGTGGCACGCGCCCGCCTGACGGAGGCGCTCGACACGCTGGTACAGCCCGGTCAGCGGCTGGGCCTGGTGTCGGCCCCGGCGGGCTTCGGGAAGACCACGCTGGTGAGTGGCTGGACCGCCGCCGTCGACCAGGACCCGCAACGGTCGATTGCGGTGGCCTGGCTGTCCCTCGATGAGGCGGACAACGACCTGAACCGCTGGACGGCGCACCTGTTCGCCGCCCTGGAACGGGCAGACATGCCCATCGACAGCGCGGTCCGCGTGGCAGGTACCGGCGCGATCGACGTAGCCGCAGCGACCGGCCTGCTGACGGCTCTGGTGAACCACATCGCCCACGCGGTCGAGGTCGCGGCCGTGGAGGTGACGCATCGCTGGCTGGTCGTCCTGGACGACTACCACGTCATCAACTCCCCAGACGTGCACGCGACCGTCACCTACCTCCTCGACCACGCGCCGGAACAGCTGCGCGTGCTGATCACCACCAGGTCCGACCCGCCACTGCCGCTAGCCCGGCTGCGGAGCCGCGCACAGCTCACCGAGCTGCGTGCCAACGACCTGCGGTTCACGGCCCAGGAGGCCAGCGACTTCCTCAACGAGGTGATGGGTCTCGACCTGCCCCCGGAAGACGTCGAGGCGCTCGACGACCGCACAGAGGGATGGGCCGCAGGCCTCCAGCTGGCTGGGCTCTCACTCCGCGGCCGCGCGAGCCGCGGTGACGTCTCGGCATTCATCGAGGCGTTCACCGGCAGCAACCGATTCGTCGTGGACTACCTCGCCGACGAAGTCCTCGCCCAACAACCGGCCGAGGTACGCGATTTCCTGCTACGCACCTCCGTGCTGGACCGCCTCACCGGCAGCCTGTGCGCGGCCGTCACCGGTCAGCCCGACAGCGGAGCGCTGCTCGAGCGACTCGACCGGGACAACCTCTTCGTCGTGCCGCTCGACGACGACCGTGCCTGGTACCGGTACCACCACCTGTTCGCCGACGTCCTGCGCGCCCGCCTCCTCGCAGGGGACCCGGACGCCGTGAACCAGTTGCACCGCGACGCCTCCGACTGGTACGCCGCACACGGCTCGCACGAGGACGCCATCCGCCACGCCTTCGCGGCCAACGACTTCAACCGCGCCGGACGGCTCGTCGAAGCGGCTCTGTTCCAGACGCGCCAGCAACGACGTGACGCGCTGCTGCTCACCTGGATGCGGGCGTTGCCCGAGGACGTGGTACGGCCGAATCCGGTGCTGAGCATGTGTGCAGGGTGGGCGGCGATGGTCGCCGGCGACCTGCAAGCGGTCGAGCGGCACCTCGACGACGCTGACCGAGCACTGGTCGCTGCCGCCGAGAACCCAGCGGTGGCGACCGCATGGGTAGACACCGAGGACCTACGCTCAGCTCCGGCAGGAGTCCACATGTACCGGGCGGCTCTCGCCCAGGCGCGCGGTGACAGCGAGGGGACGGCCGAACATGCGCGCGCCGCGCTCACCCTCGCCGGCCCCGAGCACCACTTCATCCGCGCTGGCGGTGCCGGCTTCCTCGGGCTCGCCGCCTGGGCCCGCGGCGACATCGCAGAGGCGCTGCCCACGTTCGAGCAGTGCATCGCCGAGTTGCGAGCGGCCGGCAACCACGTCGATGCTCTGGACGCGACCATCGTGCTCGCCGGCATGTGGGTCACGGCAGGGCGGCCCTCGCAGGCACGGGCGGTGTGTGAGCAGGCGCTGGTCACGGCCACAGCGCACGGCGAACCCTATCCGCGAGCGACAGCCGACCTGCACACGTGGCTCGCAGACCTCGCCCTGGGCCGCAACGACCTCGCCGAGGCCGAGGACGAATTGGGCACGGCCGCGGCGCTGGCCGAGCGCGCCAGCATCACCGAGAACCAGCACCGCTGGCCGACGGTCGCGGCAGGCTTGCGCGCCGCCCGCGGCGACTACGGCCAAGCGCTACAACTCCTGGACGACGCGGCACGCCTGTACCGCGCCGGGTTCTACCCGGACCTGCGCCCGCTCGCTGCCACGAAGGCCCGGGTCCACCTCGCTCGGGGGCGCCTCGAGGCCGCCCTCGCCTGGGTGGCGACGAGCGGGGTGGGGCTGGACGACCATCCCGAGTTCGCCCGGGAGTACGCACACCTCACGCTCGCGCGAGTTCACCTCGCCCTGCACCGCACACACCAGACCCGCACCCCGAACGCCCCCACCCCTGGGGCCAGGAACGTTGACCTGGACGGCGTCCTCGCGCTGCTGGACCGGCTGGAGGCCGCCGCGACAGCCGACGCACGACACGGCTCGGCCCTCGAGGTTCGACTCCTTCAGGCCCTCACGCTCCACGCGCTCGGTGGGGAAGCCTCCGCCGCCAAGAAGCTGGCGTCCGCGGTAGCCGCGGTGCCTGAGGTCGACGCGTTCGCCCGCCTGTTCCTCGACGAAGGAGACGCGCTGGTCGCGCTGCTCGAGCAGGCGCCTCGCCTCGCACGCAGCGCTGACGCGGACGTGCTGACTTCGCTCAGGCGACGCGTTCTTGCGCAGGACGCCGCCGGACAGGACCCCGAGCGCCCCGCGACCGAGCGCCGTGGCAGCAGCGCCGTGCCGTACGTCCTTGCAGATCCGCTCAGTGAGCGTGAGGTGGAGGTGCTCAGACTGCTTGCCAGTGAGCTGACCGGACCCGAGATCGCCCGCCACCTGTTCATCTCGCTGAACACGCTCCGCACCCACACCAGGCGGATCTACACCAAGCTGGACGCCACCAACCGCGCGGCCGCCGTACGCCGAGGACGCGAGCTGGACCTGCTGTAGCCGCCCGCTCTGCCACCGCATCAGCACCCCTGGCACCACGGCGAGAAGCAAGGGTCACATCGCCAGTCACCACATGTGGTGACGTCTGATCCCCAGAACGCGCCATAGCTTCCGAAACGTCTCCGAGACACCAGCCACGGAGCCACTCACCAGGAGCCTGGTCGACCATCATCACGCCGGCTCCACAAGCAACGGGAGCCGGTTCATGAACCACCCGCCTCGGGGACGAGAACCCATCCGGTACGAGATCCGCATCCTCGGCCACCTCGACGCCTACTGGTCCAACTGGTTCACCGGCCTGACCCTCACCCAGGAGGAGGACGGCACCACCTCCCTGCGTGGAGCGGTCGCCGACCAGGCAGAACTGCACGGCCTCCTCGCAAAGATCCGCGACCTCGGCGCGACCCTCCTCTCGGTCACACCCGTCGATACCACCGAGACGTGACTACCGATCGCGGCACACCCGTGGCTGCGCCGCAACCACCTCACAGCCCCAGGAGAGCAACATGAGCACTGTCACCGCAACACCCAAGCCGACCGTTCGCAACGAGCTGTCCCTGGCGCGGATCAACCTGATGCGCGCCGGCTACGCCTTCATGGCCGTAGGGCTCGCGCTCGTCAAGTGGCCCCAGCTGCCAGAAGCGCGGACGTTGCCCCTCTTCGAGGGCACCACCCTCGCGCTGCTGACCGCGATGTCGCTCCTCGCCATCCTGGGGCTGCGCTACCCCGTCAAGCTGCTCCCGCTGCTCCTGTTCGAGACCACCTGGAAGCTCCTGTGGCTCGCCCTGGTGGCCCTCCCCGTCGCTGTCAACGGAGACATGGGCGCCGCCATGAGCCAGGTCGCGTTCAACTGCACCTTCGTCGTCTTCATCATCGCTGCCACCCCGTGGCGCTACGTCTGGTCGCAGTACGTCCGCGCCGACGGGGACGGGTGGCGACGCTGATCTGCCGGCTGCCCGAGACGGTCATTTGGCGGGCGCACACCACCCGCCTTCTGCTCCGCCCGGGATGCCGGCCGACGTGGAAGCCACTCGACAGTTCGGCCGACTCCCCGAGGTCAGCCGCTTGCTCACCCAGGAATCGCTCCCTCGAGGAGTGCCGACCGCAGTTCTCGGAACCGGACATCTTGGCCAAGACGCTCGTCATCGAACTCGACAAGCACGTCGTCGGCGGTCTCGTGCTCGACGTCAAACGCATCGACATGCGCCGCGAGGCCTACAACGTCCGTGAGTCTCCACCGCTCGGGCGACTGGCGCGACGGCATGGTGTGCGGCCTCCTTGCCGAGGAGCAACGCGCCATGCTGTTGGCGCCGCGGTCGCGTCTGACGGCGCCAGCACCAGGCGTTGTGAAGCACGCCCTCGAACACCTTCCGCCGATGCCACGGGGGGTGCGCGTGTCGTCGTCCTCGCCCATGACGGTTCCTAGGACCTCCCAGACGCGTCGCCGGCCAGCAGGACCCGGTCTCCACGGTGTGCCGGCGTCGATGCGCTGCTCGACGTGCAGACCCGCCCGCGCGGCCGTCCGTCGCGCCAGCAACCTCGGCATCCTCTGACGCCCGCCCCCACCTGACGCGCACAGCCGGTGGGGCCCGGGTCGGCACGCAACGGCAATCACCACGCCGATCACATCATGTTGTGATGTGCGCTCACCACGTCGCTTGGGAGCGTCCTCGGCATGCCCGGCCCACCCGGTCCGGCCCAACCGCAGAGGACAAGGACATGACCACCACCCCAGCCAGCCGCCTCACAGCCAGCCGTCTCACCGCCGCGGCCGGAGTGTGCGCAGCCGTCGCCGGCGCCCTCTACGTCGGCGTCCAGATCAACCACCCGCCCGCCGACCTCGACCACATCACCGGCGCCGACGTCCTGGCCCGCGAGATCGCCAAGATGACCATGGCCGCGTTCGCCATCCTCGGCTTCACCGGCATGCTCGTCCGCAACCGCCACAAGCTCGGCACCTTCGGCGCTGTCAGCTACGTCATGGTCGTCACCGGCTACTTCGCGTTGTTCGCCAACCAGGTCATCGTCGCCACCGTCCTGCCCACCCTGACCAAGACGGACCCCGACTACGTCCAGAACTACCTCGACGGCGCCCTCGGCAACACCCCAGCCGGCGACATCGGAGCCGTCCAGACCCTCTTCCTCGTCACCGGCATCGGGTACTCCATCGGAGGCCTCCTGTTCGGCATCGCGCTGTTCCGCGCAGGCATCTTGGCCCGCTGGGCTTCCGCCCTCTTCGCCGCCGGCACCGTCTCCGCTCTCACCTTGGCGGTCCTGCCCCAGTCCTTCAACCGTCCCGCGGCCGTCCCAGTCGGCATCGCCCTCATGGGGCTCGGCTACTCCTTGTGGCGCAACCGGACCGAGACCAGCACGAGCGTCCCCGCCGCGACCGAGGGGGTCGCCGCCCCAAGCGTGGGTTCGCACGAGCCTGCGGGCCGGTGAACACGCCCGCCACCACCACGACACGGCGTACGACACGGAACACCAAGCGGCCCTCGGGGGCCGGCTGGCCCGTCGCCGCCGCCCTGGTGGTCCTCACGCTCATCCCACTCAGCGCCGGGATCCTCCGTCTTCTCCAGCTCGCCGGCGGCCTGTCCGTCATGCCGGCCGACGACCGTTTCGTCGGGTTCCCTGCCGCGCTGGTCATCCACATCGCCGGCTCCGCGTGCTTCGCACTCCTGGGCGTCGGTCAGCTCATCACCCGCTTCCGGCGCAGGCACCTCACCTGGCATCGCCGTGCCGGCCGCGTCCTGGTCGTTGCCGGCCTCGCCGTGGTGGGGTCCGCCCTCTGGCTCACCATCGGCTACCCCGCCCACCCGGGCACCGGCCCGATCCTGTTCGTCGCCAGGCTTCTCGCCGCAACCGCCATGGGTACCTTCCTTGTCCTCGGCTTCGCTGCCATCCGCCGTCGCGACATCACCGCCCACCGGGCATGGATGGTCCGCGCCTACGCACTCGCCCTCGGAGCCGGCACCCAAGCGTTCACCGAAGGGCTCACCGAGGCCGCAATCGGCCCCGGTGTCATCTCCGGAGACCTGGCCAAGCTCGGCGGCTGGGTCATCAACCTCGCCGTCGCCGAGTGGGCCGTCCAGCGCACCTCCCGCGCTCGTGGACCCCGGTCCGACACCCACTCGCATTCCGGTGGCCGTTCGCAGGCTGGTCCGCGATGAGCGCCCGGCCCTATGAGGTGAAGGTCGCAGGGCACCTCGACGACCACTGGAGCGGCTGGCTCGGCGGGTTCACCATCGACCGCCGCCCGAACGGCACCAGCACCTTGAGTGGAACCGCCGACCAAGCCCGGCTGCACGGCGTCCTGGCCGGCCTCCGTGACGTCGGCGTGGAGCTCATCGCCCTACAGGCCATCGAGCCGGTCGACTCCGTCGAGGTCGCTGCTCCGGCCCCTGCGGCCGTGGGGTGGCCGCTCCGCACACGACGGCTGATGCTGCGGGCCGCCACCTGCGACGACGCCGAGGGGACGTGGGCGTACCGGCGGCTTCCCGACGTCAACGAGTGGCTCACCGGGACCTTCGACACCTACGACGACTACGTCACCCAGTTCACCGACCCCGACCGGTTGGCCGCCACCGTCATCGTCGAGCGGCACGACGCCACCCTCATCGGTGACTTCATGCTCCGCCGCCAGGACGCTTGGGCGCAGAGCGATGTCGCCGCCCGCGCCGCGGCCCAGGAGGTCGAGCTCGGCTGGGTCCTCGACCCCGCCCACGCCGGACACGGGTACGCCACCGAAGCCGTCGAGGAACTCCTGCGGCACAGCTTCGAGGAGCTGTGCGTCCACCGCGTCGTCGCCAGCTGCTTCACCGCCAACGTGACGTCGTGGCGGCTCATGGAACGGCTCGGGATGCGCCGCGAAGCGCACACCCGCCGGGACGCCTTCCACCGGTCAGGGCAGTGGCTCGACTCCTTCGGCTACGCCCTCCTCGCCGACGAGTGGCGACGCGACCGCACCGATTCGGGTGGGCTCACGTCACGGTGATGACGACCTTTGCCCGGGCGTGCGTGCCCTCCATGTACCGAATGGCAGCGGTCACGTCTTCCAGGGCGAAGGTCTGGTCGACCACCGGCCGCACTGCCCCGGACTCGACCATCTGTGAGATTCGTCGGAGGCCATCCGACGTCGGGACGGCCTGGGGGAACCGGATCTCGAACGGCTGAAGCCGAGCTACAGCCAACGCACCCATCAGGAGTCGCATCGGACCCAGGATGCGTCCCTCGCCTGCTACGCCGCCGCCGGACAGCACGAGCCGTCCACCGGGCCGGACGGTGGCCCGCAGTTCCCGAAGCGTCCGGTTCCCGACGAAGTCGACGACGGCGTCGTAGGTCTGGCCGGCCCGGGTGAAGTCGGACGCGGTGTAGTCGATGACTTCATCGGCGCCCAGCGACCTAGCGAGGTCGGCGTTGCGGGGGCTGACCACGGCGGTCACGTACGAGCCCAGCGTCTTGGCCAGCTGGACGGCGAAGGTCCCAACGCCTCCCGAGGCGCCGTTGATGAGGACCGATCCGCCCTCGCCGAGTCCCGTCTCGTCCAGGCACAACACTGCCGTGGACGCCGCGAGCGGCAGGCTCGCCGCCTCGGCGAAGCTCACACCCGCCGGGATGACCCAGAGCTGGTCTTCGGAGGCGAGGGCGTAGTCGGCAAAGGCGCCAGAGCCTTCCCCGAACACAGGGTCCCCGACCTTCCAGCGGGTGACGCCGTCGCCGACGGCGTCGACGATGCCTGCCAGGTCCGTTCCGCGGACGAGTTCGCGGGGTGCGCGCCGGCCGAAGGTGCCGCGGTCCAGCAGCCTCGCTACGCGTGGTTCACCACGCATCACGTGCCAGTCACGGGCGTTGAGCGACGCCGCATGGACCCCGACCCGCACCTGGCCGCACGCTGGCACGGGGGCCGGCTGACGTGTCACGTCGAGCACTTCGGGTCCGCCGTAGCGCAGCTGTCGGACTGCTCTCCCGGCGGCGGGCGTCACGCCAGTGGTCCTGCTGGTGCCAGCGGCCACGGACTCCCCAAGGGACGCGGCGGCCATCACTTCACCTCGGACCGGAGGACGTTGACGACGGCGAAGGCCAT
It contains:
- a CDS encoding NAD(P)-dependent alcohol dehydrogenase, with product MTPAAGRAVRQLRYGGPEVLDVTRQPAPVPACGQVRVGVHAASLNARDWHVMRGEPRVARLLDRGTFGRRAPRELVRGTDLAGIVDAVGDGVTRWKVGDPVFGEGSGAFADYALASEDQLWVIPAGVSFAEAASLPLAASTAVLCLDETGLGEGGSVLINGASGGVGTFAVQLAKTLGSYVTAVVSPRNADLARSLGADEVIDYTASDFTRAGQTYDAVVDFVGNRTLRELRATVRPGGRLVLSGGGVAGEGRILGPMRLLMGALAVARLQPFEIRFPQAVPTSDGLRRISQMVESGAVRPVVDQTFALEDVTAAIRYMEGTHARAKVVITVT
- a CDS encoding DUF2306 domain-containing protein encodes the protein MNTPATTTTRRTTRNTKRPSGAGWPVAAALVVLTLIPLSAGILRLLQLAGGLSVMPADDRFVGFPAALVIHIAGSACFALLGVGQLITRFRRRHLTWHRRAGRVLVVAGLAVVGSALWLTIGYPAHPGTGPILFVARLLAATAMGTFLVLGFAAIRRRDITAHRAWMVRAYALALGAGTQAFTEGLTEAAIGPGVISGDLAKLGGWVINLAVAEWAVQRTSRARGPRSDTHSHSGGRSQAGPR
- a CDS encoding GNAT family N-acetyltransferase, which encodes MSARPYEVKVAGHLDDHWSGWLGGFTIDRRPNGTSTLSGTADQARLHGVLAGLRDVGVELIALQAIEPVDSVEVAAPAPAAVGWPLRTRRLMLRAATCDDAEGTWAYRRLPDVNEWLTGTFDTYDDYVTQFTDPDRLAATVIVERHDATLIGDFMLRRQDAWAQSDVAARAAAQEVELGWVLDPAHAGHGYATEAVEELLRHSFEELCVHRVVASCFTANVTSWRLMERLGMRREAHTRRDAFHRSGQWLDSFGYALLADEWRRDRTDSGGLTSR
- a CDS encoding DUF4386 domain-containing protein; this translates as MQTSNTPDHTRPPTFQPPRAPFRGVATTAGVMYLITIVASIPAQFVSYAPVLNNADYVLGAGADTRVMWGGLLEVITALACIGTAVVLFPVVRRQHEGAALGFVTARVFEASLIITGVVAMLSVVTLRQPSASGADAAARLVTSEALVAAHDWTFILGPGVMPGINAVLLGYVMYRSGLVPRAIPAIGLLGAPLFLVAGAATVVGVNEPGSVWTALATLPIFAWEASLGVWLTARGFKADAVRRLCAGDQASV
- a CDS encoding bifunctional 3-(3-hydroxy-phenyl)propionate/3-hydroxycinnamic acid hydroxylase: MTVLLRAQAAAAGGQWPVVVVGAGPSGVTAATLLAQYGVRCLLLDRWNGVYPQPRAVHLDDEVYRILDRLGVAKQFSAISRPSEGLRLLDRQHEVLAEFRRSHADGVHGYPQANMFDQPELEQLLRDELERHSAVTLLGDAEVTEVSQDGHGRVRVDFTDRRTGAHESVLATYVLGCDGANSVVRSSIHARMRDLRFEQRWLVVDIATDVDLDQWEGVHQVCDPRRAATYMRIGLARYRWEFQLCEGETAADFGSVQDVAPLIEPWTASVALTDLELVRVAEYTFRAQISDRWRDRNVFLLGDAAHLTPPFIGQGMGAGLRDAANLSWKLAGVLAGDLPADALDTYEAERLPHARFVIRLAKLVGVAMTRGGRAGNLMRRLLAPRVHQIPGIRARVLDSETALLRRSSLVLRPRVSRSLVGRLCPNAVLADDRRLDDVAGRGFAVVVAAEPTATQASSIRRRGAVTVVAEPGTELGDWLSRGRARAAVVRPDRTVLYATRDLDAAIRALPGFQATAAAAHAGPRATEAS
- a CDS encoding DoxX family protein — translated: MNATPILAATLAAVFVAFGTAKLLAFPSMQTRAAHVGFSVGAYRRIGALEVAGAIGLLVGAAAPLLRMLAALGLLLLLAGAIVTHLRNKDGIKGAAPALVLATVLALLLTIEVQGL
- a CDS encoding LuxR C-terminal-related transcriptional regulator, whose translation is MATPVLATKLHAPALRERVVARARLTEALDTLVQPGQRLGLVSAPAGFGKTTLVSGWTAAVDQDPQRSIAVAWLSLDEADNDLNRWTAHLFAALERADMPIDSAVRVAGTGAIDVAAATGLLTALVNHIAHAVEVAAVEVTHRWLVVLDDYHVINSPDVHATVTYLLDHAPEQLRVLITTRSDPPLPLARLRSRAQLTELRANDLRFTAQEASDFLNEVMGLDLPPEDVEALDDRTEGWAAGLQLAGLSLRGRASRGDVSAFIEAFTGSNRFVVDYLADEVLAQQPAEVRDFLLRTSVLDRLTGSLCAAVTGQPDSGALLERLDRDNLFVVPLDDDRAWYRYHHLFADVLRARLLAGDPDAVNQLHRDASDWYAAHGSHEDAIRHAFAANDFNRAGRLVEAALFQTRQQRRDALLLTWMRALPEDVVRPNPVLSMCAGWAAMVAGDLQAVERHLDDADRALVAAAENPAVATAWVDTEDLRSAPAGVHMYRAALAQARGDSEGTAEHARAALTLAGPEHHFIRAGGAGFLGLAAWARGDIAEALPTFEQCIAELRAAGNHVDALDATIVLAGMWVTAGRPSQARAVCEQALVTATAHGEPYPRATADLHTWLADLALGRNDLAEAEDELGTAAALAERASITENQHRWPTVAAGLRAARGDYGQALQLLDDAARLYRAGFYPDLRPLAATKARVHLARGRLEAALAWVATSGVGLDDHPEFAREYAHLTLARVHLALHRTHQTRTPNAPTPGARNVDLDGVLALLDRLEAAATADARHGSALEVRLLQALTLHALGGEASAAKKLASAVAAVPEVDAFARLFLDEGDALVALLEQAPRLARSADADVLTSLRRRVLAQDAAGQDPERPATERRGSSAVPYVLADPLSEREVEVLRLLASELTGPEIARHLFISLNTLRTHTRRIYTKLDATNRAAAVRRGRELDLL